GAGGTAGGAATGAAGATTGTGGAGCTCAAGGCTACCCGAAGGGAGAAGACAGGTAAAGGGGTAGCGAGGAAGTTGCGCAGGGAAGGCCTTCTGCCTGCCGTTGTATACGGCGGTGGAAGACCGGCAACGCACATCGCTATCTCTGCAAAGGACGTAAAACGTATCAAGCACCACCACGGTCTCATCAAGCTGGACGTTGAGGGAGAAGAGAAGATCTGTATCCTCAAGGACATCCAGTACAACTGGCTGGGTGATGTGCCCATCCACGTGGACTTTCAAGAGGTAACCTTCGGAGAGACAATTGAGGTTACCGTAGAACTTGAATTTGTTGGAACGCCAGTTGGAGTGTCTGAAGAAGGTGGAGTGCTTGAGATCTTCAAGCGTGAAGTTACGATTGAGACACTTCCACGTCAGATTCCTGAGAAGATTGTTGTTGACATTTCAGGCCTTCGTGCAGGGGATGCTCTCCACGTTGGAGACCTTCCAATACCTGAAGGAGCTAAACTTGTTGATCACCCAGAAGAGACCGTTGTAGTTGTAGCTGAGCCTGAGGAAGAGGCAGGAGCTGAAGGCGAATCTGAAGAAGCGACTGGAGAGTAATGGTTAGGCTAATAGTAGGGCTTGGTAATCCCGGGAAGGAGTACGAGAGAACTCGCCATAACGTAGGGTGGATGGTACTTGATAAGCTCTGTGAGGAGCTTGGTTGCTCCTTTTCCCGGGAAAAGTTTGATGGTCTCTTTGCCGAGTATAGAACTGACGACGGTGGCAAAGTGTTGCTCCTTAAACCCCTTACATTTATGAACAGGAGCGGTGAGAGCGTTGGTAAGTTCGTGAGGTTCTACAAGTTACAGCCTAAAGAGGTGCTTGTAGTTTACGACGACCTTGACCTTCCTCTTGGAAAACTCAGGCTGAGGCTAAAGGGGAGTAGCGGTGGACATAAAGGGGTTCTCTCAGTTGAACATGCTCTTGGAACGAAGGACTTCCCGCGCCTTAGAGTTGGTATCGGAAGGCCTGAAAGGAAGGAAGAGGTTGTTGACTACGTGCTTTCTCCTTTTAAGAAGGAAGAGATTGATATCATTGAGAAAGCCATATGTAAGGCTGCAGACTGTCTAAAGGCAGTACTTGAGTCAGGGGAGATAGACAACAAAATCATGAACAGGTGTAACGGAGGTTGAGATGAGGGAGTACTACTACGAGATGGTTTATATACTGAGGCCTACGATGTCTGATGAGGAGATTGAGAAGGGAATAGAGAAAGTAAACTCCTACGTTGAGAGGTACGGAGGAGAGGTACTCAAGGTTGACAGGTGGGGTAGAAGGCAGCTTGCTTACCCCATCAACGACTACGATAAGGGTTACTACGTCCTTGAGTACATCAGGACAACGAAGAACGACTTTGTGAAGAACATGGAAAACTTCTTTAGAATTAATGAAGACGTTTTGAGGTTTCTCACTTTTAGACTTAAGCCCTCTGAGGTGAAGGAGTTGAAAGAAAAGCTTGCTGCTAAAGAGGAGCAAACTGCTCCTGCTGCTGAAGAGTCTAAGGGAGAAGAGTAATGGCAAGTCTTAACAGAGTGTTTCTGATAGGGAGACTCGTGGCGGATCCTCAGCTTCAGCATACCCAGAGCGGGACGCCATTTACAAGGTTCAGGATTGCCGTTAACACGCCTTACAGGGACAGGAGCGGTAACTGGCAGGAGGATACGCTTTTTATAGACGTTGTCCTCTGGGGAGAAGCTGCTGATAGAGCTGTGAGCCGCTTTAACAAAGGAACGAGGGTTTTGGTAGAGGGAAGGTTAAGACAGTCCACGTGGGAAACTGAGGAAGGTGAAAGACGTTCCAGAATTGAAGTAAGGGCCGACAGGGTTGTGGCCCTTGACCCGAGAAGGGAATCTGAAGAGAACATTGAGGACATTGACGACATTGAATTCTAAGGGAGGTGGCAATGAGCAACGTACTTCCACAGAGAAGGTTTATAAGAAGGAGAAAGTACTGCAAGTTCTGTGCTGAGAAGATAGAGAAAATTGACTATAAGAACGTAGAGCTCCTAAAGCCTTTTATCTCTGAGAGGGGAAGGATTATCCCCAGAAGGATTTCTGGTGTCTGCTCCAAGCACCAGAGACAGCTTGCAAGGGCCGTTAAAAGGGCAAGGCACCTTGCTCTCCTGCCCTTCGTGAAAATTGACTAATGGCAAAGGGAATGAAACAGCTGAAGTTACCGGCGATCTACGTTGCCCTTACGGCTGGTTCAGGAATCCTGCTGGGTACGGAGGTCTTAGTGCCTCTGGCCCTTGGGTTTTCTATTTTTATTCCTGCTCTCTGCTACGTAGTGGCAAGGGAGTACGGAATCGCTGCGGCTGCAATTTTGTCTATCGCTGCTTTGGGAGTTGCTGTACCAGTTTCTGGGTGGAAGGTGTGTTTTGACCTTTCTTCTTTTCCCCTTATAGGGATACTGGCAAGGTTCCTTAAAGGGAAACTTTCTCTTGAAAATTTCTTGCTTATTTTGGGAGCTCTACTTTTCTCCGTTACTCTGCTTGAGGAGCAGATACTAGGGTTACCCGAGGAAGTGAGGCAGCTTGCTGGGTTTATGAACTTAAGGTGGGGAATATACTTCTTTTCCTCGTTTATACTAGCTGCAATCTCAACTGGCGTTATTTCACTCCTTTCGCGGGAGGATTTTGGATTTAAGAGGCTAAAATTTGGATTCTGGGTAGTGCCGATTTTCTTGGTCTCAGGATTCTTAGCCGTTTTGGACCTCTTCCCTGAAGTTAAGCAGCCTGCTGCTAACGTTCTGATAGCGACGTTTTCTATTTTTACCGTTCAGGGGTTTGCTGTTCTTTCCTCTTTTGTTGAACGTTTATCGCTCCTTTCAAAGGTCCTGCTCTTGGCTGCTATATTCCTGTTTCCGATTGGAGCTCTGATTGTCGCCATGTTGGCCGGAATTTTTGACTTCTGGTTTGACTTTAGAAAACTTAAGGGAGGTGAGAGAGATGGAGGTAATTCTCATTAAGGATATGGAAAACCTTGGAAAAGTGGGAGACATCGTAAGGGTTAAGGACGGATATGCAAGGAACTACCTCATTCCTGCAGGTATAGCCCTTCCAGCTACTGAGTCTAACATCAGGAGGGTAAAGAACGAGCTTAAAGCTCTCCAGAAGAAGATGCAGAGGCAGATTGAAAGGTACAAAGAGCTTGCAGAGAAGCTCAACACTACAAGGATTGTTATTGAGCACGAAGCGGGTGAAGAAGGTAAGCTCTTTGGTTCTGTTACCACCTCCCAGATTGAGAGGGCTCTCCACAAGGCCGGCTTTGAGGACGTAGAGAAGAAGCAGATTATTCTTGAGAAACCTATCAGGGAAGTTGGAAGTTATGAAGTTAGGATTCACCTCTTTAAGGACATAGAGGCAACAATTACTGTTGACGTTGTTCCACTTAAGAAATAGTTTTCTGCCCCGGCCGGGCTAACCTTAATTGTGGAGGGCGCAATGGAATTCGTTGGAAGGCATATAATGATGGATGCAATCGTTACAGATATTGGAAGGATTAACGCCATACAGCCTATCTATGACTACATGGAAGAGCTGGCAAGGCAGCTTGACATGACCCTTGTTTATCCTCCCATTGTGGCAAGATTTCCTTTTGCCCAGTCTGAGCTTGAACAGTTCGTAAAGAGGCTTTCTGAGGAGAACGTCAAGAGCAAGACCTTGGAGTTTATGGAGGAGACCCTCAAGAGGAGGGCTACAGAAGATAGCGGCGTTTCTGGCGTTTCCATCTGGCTTGAGAGCCACTGTACTATCCACACGTGGCCAGAAGAAAAGTTCTTCAGCTTGGACGCTTACAGCTGTAAGGATTTTGACCCAATGGTTGCCTTTGAGTTAACGGTTAAGTGGTTTAAGGTTGAATACGCCTCCTTTGTTGACGTTGAGAGGTATATTGGCGGTCCTTGCGTTATAAAGGCTTACGAGTACAAGGACGGAGAGCTTAAGCCTCTGCAGCCGTCAATCCCTAAATAGTTTGAGCGCTATTCTGTAGACCTCGTTTCTGGGGAAACCTGTCTTCTGGCAGGTTTCCTTCACTGCTTCCTTTAGTGTATATCCTTTCTCCTTAAGTTCCTTTAAGAAAGATTCAGGGTCTTTTTCTTCTTCACTTCTTTCCTCCTTTCTTGGTGGAAACAGTAAAACGAACTCTCCCTTGATTGTGTCTTTCCTTTCAAGTTCCTTTAAAAGGTCTTGGGCCTTCCCGTAGAGAAACTCCTCGTTCACTTTTGTTATTTCTCTGTAAATGCCTATTTCTCTTTCTGGTTCTACTGCAGCAATTATTTCAAGGGTTTTCTTTAGCCTGTGAGGAGACTCGTAGCAGACGACTGTAAAGGGTAAGGAGAGGAGCTCCTTTAAAGTTTCTTTGAGCTGTTTCTCTTTGCGGGGTAGGAAACCTGTAAACAGGAAACGGTCTGTAGGGAGTCCAGAGGCTGAAAGGGCGGTAGCGAAGGCCGTTGCTCCGGGGATAGGAATAACGTTTATAGACTCTTTTCTTGCCAAATTAACGAGCCTGTAGCCGGGGTCGCTGATGCAGGGCGTTCCAGCATCAGACACTAAGGCAACGTTTTTGCCCCGCAGGAGCTCCTTTACTATCCTTTTGGCCTGTTCCCTCTCGTTATGCTCGTGGTAGGAAATCAGCTTTTTACCGGTTATCTCATAGTAGTTGAGGAGTTTGAGGGTTCTCCGAGTATCCTCACAGGCTATTATGTCTACTTCTTTTAGGACCTTTAAAGCTCTTAAGGTAATGTCCTCAAGGTTCCCTATAGGGGTTGCGACGACGTAGAGAGTTCCTACCTTATCTGGGCTATGCATTCTACCTCCACCTCTGCACCTAAAGGTAGAGCGGATACTTCAACGACAGACCTTGCAGGCCTTACGGGACAGGAGGAGAGGAACTCCTCGTAGATAGAGTTGAAGGTTTTAAACTTGCTTATGTCCGTTAGGAAAACGGTAACTTTTAAGATGCTACACTTACTCGCTCCAGCAGCGTTAAGGATGGCTTCAAGGTTTTTGAGAGCCTGCCTTACCTGATTTTCAAAACCCTCGGTGAGCTTTCCCGTTTGAGGGTCTATACCGAGCTGTCCCGAAACAAAAACCAGATTGCCGCTCAAGATACCCTGAGAGTAGGCTCCGACCGGAACAGGAGCCCTGTTGGTTTTTATAATTTTCATATTTACCTCCCTTAAAACCTTGAAAGCATAATCTTACAATCGTATATTATGAGTCAACATAGTAGAGTCAAGAATTCTACTTGTCTTATATTTTAATTGTTGTAAAATAGAAATTAAACATCTATAAGGAGGTAACATGGCAAAAAAGAACGAGGAAATCATACTTGATGATGAAAGGATTGAGGAAGGTGCTGAGTGCCTAAAGGCCCTTGCATCCCCAGTGAGGCTAAAGATACTGTTTACCCTCAAAGATAAGCCAATGTGCGTAACTGACCTTGAGCAGGAGCTCGGTATCTCCCAGTCATCCCTTTCCCAGCACCTGAGAACCTTGAGGTACAAGGGAATAGTTGCCAAAACGAGGAAGGGGAATAAAGTTTATTACACGATATCCTCAGAGGCCTTTAGGGAGCTCCTTAACATCCTGCCCCAGATTGCCTGCTTTAGAGGTTAGTTGATGTTCGGTAAGCTGTTCAGGAAGAGGTTTGAAAAGGAGAAGCCTCAATCCCCTGTTCCAAGTGGCCTATGGGTTAAGTGTGAAAGCTGTAAGGCTCTCCTTTTTAGGGGAGAGCTTGAGAGTAACTTGATGGTCTGCCCAAAGTGTGGGTATCACTTTCCGGTTCCGGCGAAAGAAAGGCTCTACATGCTCTTTGACAAGGGAGACTACGAGGAACTTGATACGGAGCTCTCTCCTCAGGATATACTCGGTTTCGTTGATAGAAAGCCGTACACTCAGCGCTTGAAGGAGGCACAGGAAAAGACGGGCCTCAAGGATGCCGTCGTAAACGCGAAAGGTGAGATAGACGGCCGAGAGGTTCTTGTGAGCTGTTTTGATTTCCGCTTTATGGGCGGAAGCATGGGCTCGGTGGTCGGCGAGAAGGTAACAAGAAACATAGAAAGGGCTGCCAAAGAGCACCTCCCCTTCATCTGCATTACGGCCTCTGGTGGGGCAAGGATGCAGGAAGGGGTGGTTTCCCTTATGCAGATGGCCAAAACTTCGGCAGCCCTTGCACGCCTTGAGGAAAGGGGGGTGCCGTACATCTCCGTCCTGACTCACCCGACAATGGGCGGAGTGTCGGCTAGCTTTGCTTTCCTTGGGGACGTGATAGTGGCAGAGCGTGGAGCTCTGATTGGTTTCGCCGGCCCCCGAGTCATTGAACAAACAATACGTCAAAAACTTCCTAAAGGCTTTCAGAGGGCTGAGTTTCTCTTAGAGCACGGCCTCATAGATATGGTTGTTGAAAGACACCA
The sequence above is a segment of the Phorcysia thermohydrogeniphila genome. Coding sequences within it:
- the rpsF gene encoding 30S ribosomal protein S6; its protein translation is MREYYYEMVYILRPTMSDEEIEKGIEKVNSYVERYGGEVLKVDRWGRRQLAYPINDYDKGYYVLEYIRTTKNDFVKNMENFFRINEDVLRFLTFRLKPSEVKELKEKLAAKEEQTAPAAEESKGEE
- the rsmI gene encoding 16S rRNA (cytidine(1402)-2'-O)-methyltransferase — protein: MHSPDKVGTLYVVATPIGNLEDITLRALKVLKEVDIIACEDTRRTLKLLNYYEITGKKLISYHEHNEREQAKRIVKELLRGKNVALVSDAGTPCISDPGYRLVNLARKESINVIPIPGATAFATALSASGLPTDRFLFTGFLPRKEKQLKETLKELLSLPFTVVCYESPHRLKKTLEIIAAVEPEREIGIYREITKVNEEFLYGKAQDLLKELERKDTIKGEFVLLFPPRKEERSEEEKDPESFLKELKEKGYTLKEAVKETCQKTGFPRNEVYRIALKLFRD
- the accD gene encoding acetyl-CoA carboxylase, carboxyltransferase subunit beta is translated as MFGKLFRKRFEKEKPQSPVPSGLWVKCESCKALLFRGELESNLMVCPKCGYHFPVPAKERLYMLFDKGDYEELDTELSPQDILGFVDRKPYTQRLKEAQEKTGLKDAVVNAKGEIDGREVLVSCFDFRFMGGSMGSVVGEKVTRNIERAAKEHLPFICITASGGARMQEGVVSLMQMAKTSAALARLEERGVPYISVLTHPTMGGVSASFAFLGDVIVAERGALIGFAGPRVIEQTIRQKLPKGFQRAEFLLEHGLIDMVVERHQLRETLAKLVELLS
- a CDS encoding 50S ribosomal protein L25, translated to MKIVELKATRREKTGKGVARKLRREGLLPAVVYGGGRPATHIAISAKDVKRIKHHHGLIKLDVEGEEKICILKDIQYNWLGDVPIHVDFQEVTFGETIEVTVELEFVGTPVGVSEEGGVLEIFKREVTIETLPRQIPEKIVVDISGLRAGDALHVGDLPIPEGAKLVDHPEETVVVVAEPEEEAGAEGESEEATGE
- a CDS encoding S-adenosylmethionine decarboxylase family protein, which gives rise to MEFVGRHIMMDAIVTDIGRINAIQPIYDYMEELARQLDMTLVYPPIVARFPFAQSELEQFVKRLSEENVKSKTLEFMEETLKRRATEDSGVSGVSIWLESHCTIHTWPEEKFFSLDAYSCKDFDPMVAFELTVKWFKVEYASFVDVERYIGGPCVIKAYEYKDGELKPLQPSIPK
- a CDS encoding Rid family detoxifying hydrolase, which produces MKIIKTNRAPVPVGAYSQGILSGNLVFVSGQLGIDPQTGKLTEGFENQVRQALKNLEAILNAAGASKCSILKVTVFLTDISKFKTFNSIYEEFLSSCPVRPARSVVEVSALPLGAEVEVECIAQIR
- the rplI gene encoding 50S ribosomal protein L9 — translated: MEVILIKDMENLGKVGDIVRVKDGYARNYLIPAGIALPATESNIRRVKNELKALQKKMQRQIERYKELAEKLNTTRIVIEHEAGEEGKLFGSVTTSQIERALHKAGFEDVEKKQIILEKPIREVGSYEVRIHLFKDIEATITVDVVPLKK
- the rpsR gene encoding 30S ribosomal protein S18; the encoded protein is MSNVLPQRRFIRRRKYCKFCAEKIEKIDYKNVELLKPFISERGRIIPRRISGVCSKHQRQLARAVKRARHLALLPFVKID
- the pth gene encoding aminoacyl-tRNA hydrolase produces the protein MVRLIVGLGNPGKEYERTRHNVGWMVLDKLCEELGCSFSREKFDGLFAEYRTDDGGKVLLLKPLTFMNRSGESVGKFVRFYKLQPKEVLVVYDDLDLPLGKLRLRLKGSSGGHKGVLSVEHALGTKDFPRLRVGIGRPERKEEVVDYVLSPFKKEEIDIIEKAICKAADCLKAVLESGEIDNKIMNRCNGG
- a CDS encoding single-stranded DNA-binding protein — translated: MASLNRVFLIGRLVADPQLQHTQSGTPFTRFRIAVNTPYRDRSGNWQEDTLFIDVVLWGEAADRAVSRFNKGTRVLVEGRLRQSTWETEEGERRSRIEVRADRVVALDPRRESEENIEDIDDIEF
- a CDS encoding ArsR/SmtB family transcription factor → MAKKNEEIILDDERIEEGAECLKALASPVRLKILFTLKDKPMCVTDLEQELGISQSSLSQHLRTLRYKGIVAKTRKGNKVYYTISSEAFRELLNILPQIACFRG